Genomic segment of Myxococcus stipitatus:
CGACGTGCCTCCACGTCAACGCCCCGCTCGCGCGGCCCAGCGGGAAAGGCTCAGCGCAGGCGCGGCAGGAGCGCGCGCAGGCTGCGGTCCGCGCCGCCCCGGGCGCCGAGGGCCTCGATGGCCTTCAGCTCGTAGGGCAGCACGTTGTCGCGGGACACCAGCTGCACGTGCGCGCCCAGCGCGGCCGGCAGCGCCAGGTCCAGCTCGTAGATGTCGCCGGCCACCAGCGTCTCCTCGGGCTTCGTGCCCGTGGAATCCCAGACGCGCTTGAGGGCCTCGAAGTAGCGGCCGCGGCGCAGGTAGATGGGCCGGCGCAACACGCCATCCAGTTGCTGCTGTTCCGGCACCGCGTCGAAGCGCGCGTCGGACACGTCCGGCGGGTCCAGGAGGAACTTGCGCGCGTCGCCGGAGACCTTCAGCCGCTCACGGCCCTTGGGCGCCAGCGTGTCGAGCTTCTTCTCCACCAGCTCCGTGTGCGCGTTGGTGACGACCGTCACGGGCATGCCCGTGGCCAGCAGCGCCTCCAGCACTTCCTTCGCCTCCGGCTTGAAGGCCGTGGCGGAGTGCACATACGAGTCGCGATACAGCTTCTGCACCGCTTCCGAGCGCGTCGCGTCGTCGGTGCCCACCGCCAGCCGCTGGAAGATGCGGTGCGCCGCGGTGGTGGCCGTCAGGTACGGGTCCGCGGTGGCGGGCGCCACCACCTTGCCGCCCAGGTTCCACCCCAGCAGGTCAGCCCCCGCGCGCAGCGCCGCGACTTCCTCGTCCCACGCCTGCTCCACGCCCTGCCCCAGCGCACGGGCGAGTCCGTCACGGAAGTGTGTCAGGAAGGGCGCGCTCTCCGTCGCCACGTCCGTGAAGGTCCCGTCGAAGTCCAGCACCACACAAGCAATTGCCATCAGCCCACCGACTCCCGAAGTTGGAAAAGGGGACGGATGACGCCCCGCCCGCGCCCGCGAATCAAGCCCGCGTCCACATTTCCGGCCTGTAAACTTGGGCCTTTCCTGTAAATCAGGTGGGCAGGCAGGCACCTTGAGGCCTACAGCAGGTGCGTCGGTAGCATTCCACGGGCATGGAAGCGACGCGGCGAAACGAGGCGGCGCTGAGGCACCGGGCGTGGTTGCCCTGGGGCCTGCTCGCCGGAGCGTGTGTGCTGGGCGCCACGGGGGCCTGGGCGGGCTCCCGCTCCATGTCCGCGCTGGCCGAACGGCGGACCCAGTTGGAGCGAGAAGCCGCCGAGTCCGAGGCCCGCGTGGCGGAGCTCCAGGCGCTGCGCGAGGCCATGGCCCGCCGGCTGAAGGTGCTGGAGCAGCAGCACCAGGCGGCTCGGGCGGATGCGACGGCGGCCGCGGCGGCCTGCGCGCTGGCCCCCGCCCCCCTCCCGCCCACCCCGGCAGGCCCCGCGCGCCCGGAGCCGCGCCGTGCGGGCAAGGCCTCCGCGAAGGGCCAGAAGGGCCCTCGCCGCTGAACGCCCCCCGAGGGCCCTCCGCGTCCACCGGTGTTGAATAAAGTCACGGGCAGGCCGTCCTGGTTCGTGTCGCCCCACCCCGGCCACCGCCCGAGGAGCCCACCGTGTTCACGCTTCGTTCGCTGTTGAGTGCCATCCTCGCGCTGGGGCTCCTGCTGGGCACCTCCTCCGCGGAGGCGCGCTTCGGCAAGCGCTCGCGGCCCTCGCAGAGCGACTCCCCGCGCAACGACGACCGGGACGACGACACGCACGAGGCGACGCCCGTGGGGCACGAGGACTCGGACGACGACGATGCGGAGCGGGAGCGCCGCCGCCGTCGCCGCCGCTACGTCAGCGCGGACCCCGTGGTCGATGTCGGCTTCCTCACCTTCATCTTCGCCAGCGGCAACCACCGCCTGCGGGTGGACGAGCCGCGCTACCGGGGCGAGGTCCGCCAGGAGCGCCACGCGGCGCCCATCTCCTTCCGCGTGGGCCTCCAGGCCGGCCCCGTCCAGCAGAGCGGCGGCGGCGCGGGAGACCTCTTCCTCGGAATCGAAGGCCGTCGCTTCGGC
This window contains:
- a CDS encoding HAD family hydrolase, which translates into the protein MAIACVVLDFDGTFTDVATESAPFLTHFRDGLARALGQGVEQAWDEEVAALRAGADLLGWNLGGKVVAPATADPYLTATTAAHRIFQRLAVGTDDATRSEAVQKLYRDSYVHSATAFKPEAKEVLEALLATGMPVTVVTNAHTELVEKKLDTLAPKGRERLKVSGDARKFLLDPPDVSDARFDAVPEQQQLDGVLRRPIYLRRGRYFEALKRVWDSTGTKPEETLVAGDIYELDLALPAALGAHVQLVSRDNVLPYELKAIEALGARGGADRSLRALLPRLR